From Lolium perenne isolate Kyuss_39 chromosome 5, Kyuss_2.0, whole genome shotgun sequence, a single genomic window includes:
- the LOC127298967 gene encoding probable ethylene response sensor 1: MEGCDCIEPFWPTDELLIKYQYISDFFIALAYFSIPLELIYFVNKSSFFPYRWVLIQFGAFIVLCGATHLINLWTFATHSRTVAIVMTVAKVATAVVSCATALMLVHIIPDLLSVKTRELFLKKKADELDREMGLIRTQEETGRHVRMLTHEIRSTLDRHTILKTTLVELGRTLGLEECALWMPSRSGSSLQLSHTLRHQIPVGSSVQINLPVVNQVFSSNRAIIVPHTSPLARIRPVQGRYVPPEVAAVRVPLLHLSNFQINDWPELSAKSYAIMVLMLPSDSARKWHVHELELVEVVADQVAVALSHAAILEESMRARDLLMEQNVALDSARREAEMAIRARNDFLAVMNHEMRTPMNAIIALSSLLLETELTPEQRLMVETVLKSSNLLATLINDVLDLSKLEDGSLELEISAFNLHAVFKEVMSFVKPIAAIKKLSVSAMLSPDMPLSAIGDEKRLMQTILNVCGNAVKFTKEGHISLLASVVKSESLREFRSTDFHPIASDGHFYVKVQVKDTGCGISPQDLSHVFTKFAHTQSSGNQGYNNGSGLGLAICKRFVSLMGGHIWLESDGAGKGCTATFIVKLGVCDAYQQPPAMPLVWPSHANSDPSGGPAAAAARREERGMSNLKPRYQRSV, encoded by the exons ATGGAGGGCTGTGACTGCATTGAGCCCTTCTGGCCCACCGACGAGCTGCTCATCAAGTACCAGTACATCTCCGACTTCTTCATCGCGCTCGCCTACTTCTCCATCCCGCTCGAGCTCATCTACTTCGTCAACAAGTCCTCCTTCTTCCCATACCGCTGGGTGCTCATCCAGTTCGGCGCCTTCATCGTTCTCTGCGGCGCCACCCACCTCATCAACCTCTGGACCTTCGCCACCCATAGCAGGACCGTCGCCATCGTCATGACGGTTGCCAAGGTTGCCACCGCCGTCGTCTCATGCGCCACTGCCCTCATGCTCGTCCACATCATCCCGGACCTGCTCAGCGTCAAGACCAGGGAGCTATTTCTCAAGAAGAAGGCAGACGAGCTTGACAGGGAGATGGGGCTCATTCGCACACAGGAGGAGACCGGCAGGCATGTCAGGATGCTCACCCATGAGATCAGGAGCACACTCGACAGGCACACCATCCTCAAGACCACCCTGGTTGAGCTTGGCAGGACTCTGGGTCTGGAAGAGTGTGCATTGTGGATGCCGTCCCGTAGCGGTTCGAGCCTTCAGCTGTCGCATACCCTACGCCACCAGATCCCCGTTGGCTCGTCTGTGCAGATCAATCTTCCTGTTGTCAACCAGGTATTCAGTAGCAACCGGGCCATTATTGTGCCACATACATCTCCTTTGGCAAGGATCAGGCCTGTCCAAGGGCGATATGTCCCGCCGGAGGTGGCTGCTGTCAGAGTTCCCCTGCTGCATCTTTCAAACTTCCAGATAAATGATTGGCCCGAGCTCTCTGCGAAAAGCTATGCCATTATGGTTCTAATGCTCCCATCTGATAGTGCAAGGAAATGGCATGTTCATGAGCTGGAGCTTGTCGAGGTCGTCGCTGATCAG GTCGCTGTTGCCCTCTCACATGCGGCTATTCTCGAAGAGTCCATGCGAGCACGTGATCTACTCATGGAGCAGAATGTTGCCCTAGATTCAGCCCGGCGAGAGGCTGAAATGGCTATCCGTGCCCGCAATGATTTCCTAGCTGTGATGAACCATGAGATGCGAACCCCGATGAACGCAATAATTGCCCTTTCCTCCTTACTACTAGAAACCGAACTCACCCCTGAGCAGCGCTTGATGGTGGAAACTGTATTGAAAAGCAGTAACCTTTTGGCGACACTCATCAACGATGTTCTAGATCTTTCAAAACTTGAGGATGGAAGCCTTGAGTTGGAGATAAGTGCGTTCAATCTCCATGCAGTTTTCAAAGAG GTGATGAGTTTCGTGAAACCGATTGCAGCCATAAAAAAACTCTCTGTGTCGGCTATGTTATCCCCTGACATGCCCCTATCTGCCATTGGCGATGAGAAGCGGCTGATGCAAACCATTCTAAACGTCTGTGGTAACGCTGTTAAGTTTACCAAGGAGGGCCACATCTCGCTCCTAGCTTCCGTCGTGAAGTCTGAATCTTTAAGAGAGTTCAGAAGCACTGATTTTCATCCGATTGCCAGTGACGGTCATTTCTATGTAAAAGTTCAG GTTAAAGATACCGGGTGTGGCATTAGCCCTCAGGATCTCTCGCATGTGTTTACAAAGTTCGCGCACACTCAAAGCAGTGGAAACCAGGGGTACAACAATGGCAGTGGTCTTGGGCTTGCGATTTGCAAAAG ATTTGTGAGCCTTATGGGCGGGCACATATGGCTGGAGAGCGATGGCGCAGGTAAAGGTTGCACGGCGACATTTATCGTGAAGCTGGGTGTGTGTGACGCGTACCAGCAACCACCGGCGATGCCCCTGGTGTGGCCGAGCCACGCCAACTCCGACCCTTCTGGCGGCCCAGCGGCAGCGGCGGCTCGCAGGGAAGAGAGGGGGATGTCTAACCTGAAACCTAGGTACCAGAGGAGTGTATGA